In one window of Dyella thiooxydans DNA:
- a CDS encoding formimidoylglutamate deiminase, which yields MMSPVSQESPYADVHWTPQGWRAGGQLAVDATGHLAESPDAVGEPLGRWVLPGMPNLHSHAFQRAMAGLAERRGPGNDSFWTWREAMYGFAAALDPESLQAIAAQLYVEMLKAGYTQVCEFHYVHHQPDGTPYAQPEAMSLALIEAAREAGIALTLLPVLYMTGGFDGRPLAPRQRRFGHAEVSDYLRLLEALRAHESADLRVGIAMHSLRAVPETAMRTLLATGAAQTGPIHIHIAEQVGEVQDCLAVRGARPVEWLLDHADVDARWCLVHATHLTGHETSRLARSGAVAGLCPTTEANLGDGLFPLADYLDAGGVLGVGSDSHISVSPVEELRWLEYGQRLVTRHRNIASRGEGASVGETLWSAALRGGAQASGLPLGALEAGRRADLLVLDDQAPLLAAREAGSAMDSFLFAGNTPLVRHVMCGGRWVVRDFVHHDEERIAARYRATVAALAARA from the coding sequence ATGATGTCGCCGGTTTCGCAAGAATCCCCGTATGCCGATGTCCACTGGACGCCGCAGGGCTGGCGGGCCGGCGGCCAGCTGGCCGTCGATGCCACCGGGCATTTGGCCGAGTCGCCCGATGCGGTCGGCGAGCCACTCGGCCGCTGGGTGCTGCCGGGCATGCCCAACCTGCATTCGCACGCCTTCCAGCGGGCCATGGCCGGACTGGCCGAACGGCGCGGTCCCGGCAACGACAGCTTCTGGACCTGGCGCGAGGCGATGTACGGCTTCGCCGCCGCGCTGGATCCGGAATCGCTGCAGGCGATCGCCGCCCAGCTCTACGTGGAGATGCTCAAGGCCGGCTATACCCAGGTCTGCGAGTTCCACTACGTGCATCACCAGCCGGACGGCACGCCCTACGCGCAGCCCGAGGCGATGTCGCTGGCGCTGATCGAGGCGGCGAGGGAAGCCGGCATCGCGCTGACCCTGCTGCCGGTGCTGTACATGACCGGCGGTTTCGACGGCCGGCCGCTGGCGCCGCGCCAGCGCCGCTTCGGCCACGCGGAGGTGTCCGACTACCTGCGCCTGCTCGAGGCGCTGCGCGCGCACGAGTCCGCCGACCTGCGCGTGGGCATTGCGATGCATTCGCTGCGCGCGGTGCCGGAGACCGCGATGCGGACATTGCTGGCGACCGGCGCGGCGCAGACCGGGCCGATCCACATCCACATCGCCGAGCAGGTCGGCGAGGTGCAGGACTGCCTTGCCGTGCGCGGCGCGCGACCGGTCGAATGGCTGCTCGATCACGCCGACGTGGATGCGCGCTGGTGTCTGGTCCACGCCACCCACCTGACCGGCCACGAGACCTCGCGGCTGGCGCGCAGCGGTGCGGTCGCAGGCCTGTGCCCGACCACCGAGGCGAATCTCGGCGACGGTCTGTTCCCGCTGGCCGACTACCTCGATGCCGGCGGCGTGCTCGGCGTCGGCTCGGACTCGCACATCTCGGTGTCGCCGGTGGAGGAACTGCGCTGGCTCGAATACGGCCAGCGGCTGGTCACCCGCCATCGCAACATCGCTTCGCGCGGCGAGGGTGCCAGCGTGGGCGAAACGCTCTGGTCCGCCGCCCTGCGCGGCGGTGCCCAGGCATCCGGCCTGCCGCTCGGCGCACTGGAAGCGGGGCGGCGTGCCGATCTGCTGGTGCTGGATGACCAGGCGCCGCTGCTCGCCGCTCGCGAGGCCGGGTCGGCGATGGACAGCTTCCTTTTCGCCGGCAACACGCCACTGGTGCGCCACGTGATGTGCGGCGGTCGCTGGGTGGTGCGCGACTTCGTGCATCACGACGAGGAGCGCATCGCCGCCCGCTACCGGGCGACGGTGGCGGCGCTGGCCGCCCGCGCCTGA
- a CDS encoding ABC transporter ATP-binding protein — protein sequence MGTPARPDSDAVFRARGLTKVYRMGEVEVHALRGVDLDLYRGEFVVLLGPSGSGKSTLLNILGGLDVPTAGEVWYEGHHLSGADERELTLFRREHVGFVFQFYNLIPSLTARENVAIVTDLADGAMSPEEALARVDLADRMDHFPAQLSGGQQQRVAIARAIAKRPAVLLCDEPTGALDSATGVRVLEALERVNVELGTTTVVITHNADIARMAHRVLYLGDGRIVRESRPEQRIPARELRW from the coding sequence ATGGGGACGCCCGCCCGTCCGGACAGCGATGCCGTCTTCCGCGCCCGCGGCCTGACCAAGGTCTACCGCATGGGCGAGGTGGAGGTGCATGCGCTGCGCGGTGTCGACCTGGACCTGTACCGCGGCGAGTTCGTGGTGCTGCTGGGGCCGTCCGGCAGCGGCAAGTCGACCCTGCTGAACATCCTCGGCGGGCTGGACGTGCCCACCGCGGGCGAGGTCTGGTACGAGGGCCATCACCTGTCCGGTGCCGACGAGCGCGAGCTGACCCTGTTCCGGCGCGAGCACGTCGGCTTCGTGTTCCAGTTCTACAACCTCATTCCCAGCCTCACCGCACGCGAGAACGTGGCCATCGTCACCGACCTCGCCGACGGCGCGATGAGCCCGGAGGAAGCGCTGGCGCGGGTGGACCTGGCCGACCGCATGGATCATTTCCCGGCCCAGCTTTCCGGCGGCCAGCAGCAGCGGGTGGCGATCGCCCGTGCCATCGCCAAGCGGCCGGCGGTATTGCTGTGCGACGAGCCCACCGGCGCGCTCGACTCGGCCACCGGCGTGCGCGTGCTCGAGGCGCTGGAGCGGGTCAACGTCGAGCTCGGCACCACCACCGTGGTGATCACCCACAACGCCGACATCGCGCGCATGGCGCACCGGGTGCTGTACCTGGGCGACGGCCGCATCGTGCGCGAGTCGCGCCCCGAGCAGCGCATCCCGGCGCGGGAGCTGCGCTGGTGA